In a single window of the Bactrocera dorsalis isolate Fly_Bdor chromosome 2, ASM2337382v1, whole genome shotgun sequence genome:
- the LOC125776272 gene encoding uncharacterized protein LOC125776272: protein MVSKQVTVCTIFLALLCSHVRSQDPIDMDLAKINNELDAILGRKNGIASTPDEMEYNEEIDKVQMARNRNDGGTDHEKQKSLSVKMAAKRQFEYYENHRNELKQTINKLLPLAEKFNATLIANALKNALTQKNNYKEYAIASALEQLVAISYNTGMPSNMIGGPIQPGGPSTGPSDLSNFLDILSKFVRAGGHLFSPTVYNQISPPSINSLSDNNLNQQLKDLLKKLNKRLGSLSEGDYDDWLEWFDW from the exons ATGGTTTCGAAGCAAGTAACCGTCTGCACAATATTCCTTGCCTTGCTGTGTTCGCATGTCAGGTCACAG GATCCGATCGATATGGATTTGGCAAAGATTAATAACGAGCTGGACGCAATCCTCGGGAGGAAAAACGGGATCGCGTCCACACCGGATGAAATGGAATACAATGAGGAAATAGATAAAGTACAGATGGCCAGGAATAGAAACGATGGTGGTACTGACCATGAGAAGCAAAAATCACTCAGTGTAAAAATGGCAGCCAAAAGGCAATTTGAGTATTAcgaaaaccacagaaatgagtTAAAACAAACGATTAATAAACTCTTACCACTGGCTGAAAAGTTCAACGCCACTTTGATTGCCAACGCCTTAAAGAACGCGCTGACccagaaaaataattataaagaaTACGCAATAGCGAGTGCCCTGGAGCAATTGGTGGCGATCAGCTATAACACTGGAATGCCGAGTAATATGATTGGTGGCCCTATTCAGCCAGGTGGTCCGAGTACTGGCCCGAGTGATTTAAGTAATTTTctagatattttatcaaaattcgTGCGGGCCGGCGGCCATTTGTTTTCACCTACCGTGTATAACCAAATAAGTCCTCCGTCGATTAACTCGCTATCCGACAATAACTTAAACCAACAACTAAAGGACTtgttaaaaaagttaaacaaaaggCTTGGTTCCTTAAGCGAGGGAGACTATGATGACTGGTTGGAGTGGTTTGATTGGTAA
- the LOC125776271 gene encoding uncharacterized protein LOC125776271 — MVSKQASVCTIFLALLCSHVRSQGVDEDLAKINNDLDAILGKKSGIASTPDEMEYNEEIDKVQTARNRNNGGTKDEKQKSLIAKMAAKRQFEYYENHRNELKQTINKLLPLAEKLNATSIANSLKTALTHRNNYKEFAII, encoded by the exons ATGGTTTCGAAGCAAGCAAGCGTCTGCACAATATTCCTTGCGTTGCTGTGTTCGCATGTCAGGTCACAG gGAGTCGACGAGGATTTGGCAAAGATTAATAACGATTTGGACGCAATCCTCGGGAAGAAAAGCGGCATCGCGTCCACACCGGATGAAATGGAATACAATGAAGAAATAGATAAAGTACAGACTGCCAGGAATAGGAACAATGGTGGTACTAAAGATGAGAAGCAAAAATCACTCATTGCAAAAATGGCAGCCAAAAGGCAATTTGAGTATTAcgaaaaccacagaaatgagtTAAAACAAACGATTAATAAACTCTTACCACTGGCTGAAAAGTTGAACGCCACTTCGATTGCCAACAGCTTAAAGACCGCCCTGACCCatagaaataattataaagaattcgcaataatataa